DNA from Mucilaginibacter mallensis:
TTCACGCACAATTTCGCCACGTTTTGGAGCGGGAACTGTACGCCAGGTTTTAAAAGCTTTGGCCGCCTGCTCAACAACATGGTTGTAATCGCTTTCCGAAGCTATTTTTACCGAGGCTATCTTTTTCCCATCAACAGGCGATAAAATGTCTTTTATAGCTGCACCGGAGCTGCTGCCCCAGTTACTGCCTGTACTAAACGCCTCATTAATGTCGTTTATATGTAAATGATTGAGAATTACTTTTATATCGATGCTCATAATGGTACTTTTGTCAAAGGTAAAAATCTTTAAGGCAATTTATATCAACTCACTCCTTGCCAAAAAATCGCAAAATGATTTACATTTATTATCAGGTACTTGTGAATAAAACCTGTTAATAATGTTCGAATGTTGAAAACTTAATTGCCTTTTGGGTTCTATTTATCGTAATTTAAACTCGGTTAAGCATTAATGCTGACTAAAAAATGACTTAACCGGGAACGTGTTCTGCAAACCTAATTGAATGGAAGAAGAATTTGAATTTGGTTTTACCGAAGACCCAAAGTTCTCGGTAGAACGGTACGAGGAAATGATCCGCAATCACGACCAGTACTTTTTTGATGCCCAGGCGTTTGAGAACATTATCGACTACTACATCGAAAAGAATGATCCGGCCAAAGCCTTACAGGTATCTGAGTATGCGCGCAATCAGCACCCATTTGCCGCCGTATTTTTAATTAAACAGGCCCAGTTATTAGTTGTTACCAACCGCGCCGCCGAAGCATTTGCTGCTTTGGATAAGGCTGCCATGCTGGAGGCTTCTGATGCAGATATTTATATCATCCGTGGCAACCTGTATGAAAGTATGGAACGCTATGATGAGGCGCTTGAAAACTATGAAAAGGCCCTTGGTCTTGCCGAGGAGACTGACGAAATATTGCTGCATATAGCCTACGTTCACCAAAATATGGGCGATTATAACACAGCAATTGACTACCTGAAATTGTGCCTGAAACAGAATATGGAAAACCAGGACGCTTTATACGAGCTGGCTTTTTGTTACGATGTGATGGACAATCAGCAGGAGAGCGTGCAGTTTTATCAGCAATATATTGATAACGAACCCTACAGCTATGCCGCATGGTATAACTTAGGCAACGCCTATACTAAACTTAGCCTGTTTGAGAAAGCTATTGATGCTTATGATTACGCCATATTAATAAAGGATAATTTCGCATCAGCTTACTTTAATAAAGGCAACGCGCTGGTTAACCTGGAAAAATATGCTGAGGCTATTGAGGTTTACCGCCATACTTTTGAGTATGAGCAGCCTAATGCCGATACCTATTGCGCCATTGGCGAATGCTATGAAAAGCTGGAGCAAATGGATGATGCAAGGGCTTTCTACAAAAAATCGGTTAAAATGGATTCCAAGCTGGCTGATGCCTGGTTTGGGATTGGTGTAACCCTTGATTTTGAGGAGCGCTATTTTGAGGCCCTGCACTTTTACAAAAAAGCGCTCGACCTTGATATTGCCAATGCCGATTACTGGTTTGCCATAGCCGATGCCGAATACAAGCTTGGCCACATAACCGAAGCCGAGCAGGCATACGAAAAGGTGGTTGAACTTAACCCCATTGATGTGGATGCATGGCTGGATTACTCATCTATATTATATGAGCAAACCCGCTTGGTTGATGCCATTGAGGTAATGTCGCAGGCTATAAAAAACAACCCGGAGGCAGCAGAGCTTTACTACCGCATGGTAGCTTATTTGTTTGCCAAAGGTGATTATAATGAAGCCTTGAACAACCTGGAACTGGCCTTATCGTCAGATCCGGATAAACATTATATTTTGTTTGATTATTTGCCCCAGCTGCAAAAAAACAAGGTGATAGTGGATATTATTAACAGGTACACTAAATAATTAGCGATTGAGTGAATTAGTGATTTAAGGTTGCTGATTCAGTATTTACTGATTGTTAAGCAGAAGTAAAAATTGCATTACATTCGTTAGAACCCTAATATCATCATATACTATTTCGTTAGAAAAGCCAAAACATATTACTCGTTTTGGTTTTTTTTATGAACTTTACCCCCACATTTAGCTACATGCTATTCAACCCTAATAGTATTTTATGAATTACCATATCAATGATCTTCCTGAACGTACAACAAAGCCCCGCAACAGCGGCATAACCATGGTAATGGATAAAGGACTGAGTTTACGGCAGGCCGAAGATTTTATTGAGGTTGCAGGCATGCACACCGATATTGTTAAACTGGGATGGGCTACCTCATTTGTAACGCCCAATCTGCAGCAGAAATTAGACCTGTACCGCGAAGCGGGCTTACCGGTATATTTTGGCGGAACCTTATTTGAGGCCTTTTTAGTTAGAGGGCAATTTGATGATTACCGCCGCATACTCGAGAAATATAAAATGGAGCATGTGGAAGTATCAGACGGTTCTATAACTATTGAGCATGATGAGAAGTGTGAGTATATCCGTCAATTAAGCAAGGATCATACAGTAATATCTGAAGTTGGCTCAAAGGACGTACAAAAGATATTTGCCCCATACAAATGGATAAAACTGATGCAGGCCGAAATTGAAGCCGGATCGTGGAAAGTAATAGCCGAGGCACGCGAAAGCGGCAACGTAGGTATCTACCGTGATTCAGGAGAAGTTAGGCAGGGTTTGGTTGATGAAATACTCACCCAGATACCCGAAGAAACCATTATATGGGAAGCCCCACAAAAAGCACAACAAGTTTGGTTTATTAAACTGATAGGCGCTAATGTAAGCTTAGGCAACATTGCTCCTGCTGATGTAATACCGTTGGAAACATTGCGACTGGGAATTAGAAGCGATACGTTTGATCATTTTTTGGGATTGTAAATGAGAGTAAAGGTAAAGGCCGTCATGCTGAGCGCTAGTCGAAGCATGAGCGTAAAGGCCTGCCCACATGCTTCGACTAGCGCTCGGCATGACAGCCACGTCATTAAGGAAAATAACCAAAGCAAAACTCCCCAACCCTTGTTATTTAATTTTACACCATGAAAAAATACGGGCTTATAGGTTTTCCGCTTACACATTCTTTCTCAAAGAAATACTTTACAGATAAATTCGAAAAAGAAAAAATAACCGGCGCGGAATACGAGGTTTATCCGCTTGAACATATAAAATATCTGCAGGATCTGCTGGATGTTCATCCTGATATTTGCGGATTGAACGTCACCATCCCTCACAAAATAAGCGTTCTAAAATATCTGGATTGGATTGAGCCTGATGCAAGGCATGTTGGCGCCGTAAACTGTATCCGTGTAACTGCAGAGAGCCCGGTACTGGCTGCTTTTTTGGGTGAGGTTGGTATAAACGGACACGATTTCAGGCTGGAAGGTTTTAATACCGATGTGTATGGTTTTGAACACTCGTTGCGTCCGCTGCTTAGAGATCCTAATGATGAAGCCCTTGTTTTAGGCGATGGCGGTGCCGCAAAAGCTGTAAAATGCGTATTAGAAAACCTGGGTATTGATTATAAGGTAGTGACCCGCCAACCACATCCGGGCAATATTTTGTTTAAGGATCTGAAACCGCATCATATAAAAAATCACCGGATCATCATCAATACCACCCCATTAGGCACATCGCCAAACGTGGATGAATGCCCACCGATACCGTATGAAGATATTACCGAGCATCATTTATTGTATGATCTGATCTATAATCCCGAAAAAACACTATTTTTAAAGAAAGGTGAAGAAAAAGGCGCAACAATTAAAAATGGTTATGAAATGCTGATACTACAGGCAGAAAAATCGTGGGAGATATGGAATTCAAAGGAATTGACTCCATGAAGATATACGGATTACTAGTTATTGCTTTATTACTGGGGGCCTGTAACAATAACCACGACTATACACCAAAGCCAAGGGGCTATTACCGCATTGTTTTCCCTAAAAAGGAATACCAGCAATTTACCGGGCCATATCCTTTTACCTTTATGTACCCCAAATACGCGGTAATTGAGCAGGATAAAAACCCGCAGACAAAAGACAAAAAGCTCATCAATATGAAATACCTGCTGAACATGCAGTTTCCGCAGTTTAAGGGCACTTTGCATTTAAGCTACGAGAGCATCACATCGCCAAAAGTATTTAAT
Protein-coding regions in this window:
- a CDS encoding tetratricopeptide repeat protein, which codes for MEEEFEFGFTEDPKFSVERYEEMIRNHDQYFFDAQAFENIIDYYIEKNDPAKALQVSEYARNQHPFAAVFLIKQAQLLVVTNRAAEAFAALDKAAMLEASDADIYIIRGNLYESMERYDEALENYEKALGLAEETDEILLHIAYVHQNMGDYNTAIDYLKLCLKQNMENQDALYELAFCYDVMDNQQESVQFYQQYIDNEPYSYAAWYNLGNAYTKLSLFEKAIDAYDYAILIKDNFASAYFNKGNALVNLEKYAEAIEVYRHTFEYEQPNADTYCAIGECYEKLEQMDDARAFYKKSVKMDSKLADAWFGIGVTLDFEERYFEALHFYKKALDLDIANADYWFAIADAEYKLGHITEAEQAYEKVVELNPIDVDAWLDYSSILYEQTRLVDAIEVMSQAIKNNPEAAELYYRMVAYLFAKGDYNEALNNLELALSSDPDKHYILFDYLPQLQKNKVIVDIINRYTK
- a CDS encoding phosphosulfolactate synthase, which gives rise to MNYHINDLPERTTKPRNSGITMVMDKGLSLRQAEDFIEVAGMHTDIVKLGWATSFVTPNLQQKLDLYREAGLPVYFGGTLFEAFLVRGQFDDYRRILEKYKMEHVEVSDGSITIEHDEKCEYIRQLSKDHTVISEVGSKDVQKIFAPYKWIKLMQAEIEAGSWKVIAEARESGNVGIYRDSGEVRQGLVDEILTQIPEETIIWEAPQKAQQVWFIKLIGANVSLGNIAPADVIPLETLRLGIRSDTFDHFLGL
- a CDS encoding shikimate dehydrogenase family protein, whose amino-acid sequence is MKKYGLIGFPLTHSFSKKYFTDKFEKEKITGAEYEVYPLEHIKYLQDLLDVHPDICGLNVTIPHKISVLKYLDWIEPDARHVGAVNCIRVTAESPVLAAFLGEVGINGHDFRLEGFNTDVYGFEHSLRPLLRDPNDEALVLGDGGAAKAVKCVLENLGIDYKVVTRQPHPGNILFKDLKPHHIKNHRIIINTTPLGTSPNVDECPPIPYEDITEHHLLYDLIYNPEKTLFLKKGEEKGATIKNGYEMLILQAEKSWEIWNSKELTP
- the gldD gene encoding gliding motility lipoprotein GldD, with the translated sequence MKIYGLLVIALLLGACNNNHDYTPKPRGYYRIVFPKKEYQQFTGPYPFTFMYPKYAVIEQDKNPQTKDKKLINMKYLLNMQFPQFKGTLHLSYESITSPKVFNELTEDARTFAFKHTVKATSIDQGLIRIPGNKVYGIYYTIDGNAASSAQFFLTDSTRNYIRGALYFNTEPKLDSIQPVLDFVKKDMNVMIKSFKWK